From Actinoplanes oblitus, a single genomic window includes:
- a CDS encoding ABC transporter ATP-binding protein, whose protein sequence is MIVTHDLTKRYGRVVAVDAVELDVREGDRYGLLGPNGSGKTTLVRMLLGLVFATRGTIEVLGRPIPRRAHDVLPDIGALVEGPAAYSHLSGRANLALFDAAGPGGRRGRGRRVAEALERVGLAGIDRRPVRAYSLGMRQRLGLAGALLRRPRLLILDEPTNGLDPRGIREIRDLLTELNRDGTTVFLSSHLLAEIDALCTRVGVMDRGRLVLQDDLGRLRAPTGRVTVGTPSPERVVALLDGRVEHRDGQTLTVRHDDPGALNAELVAAGVTVTAIGAERRTLEQVVLAATTTSADRVEVAG, encoded by the coding sequence ATGATCGTCACCCACGATCTCACCAAACGCTACGGCCGGGTCGTCGCCGTCGACGCCGTCGAACTGGACGTGCGTGAGGGCGACCGCTACGGCCTGCTCGGCCCGAACGGCTCCGGCAAGACGACGCTGGTCCGGATGCTGCTCGGCCTGGTCTTCGCCACCCGCGGCACGATCGAGGTGCTCGGCCGGCCCATCCCGCGACGCGCACACGACGTGCTGCCCGACATCGGCGCGCTGGTCGAGGGCCCGGCCGCCTACTCGCACCTGTCCGGCCGCGCCAACCTGGCCCTGTTCGACGCGGCCGGCCCGGGCGGCCGGCGGGGCCGAGGGAGGCGGGTCGCCGAGGCCCTCGAACGGGTCGGCCTGGCCGGCATCGACCGCCGACCGGTGCGCGCCTACTCGCTCGGCATGCGGCAGCGGCTCGGCCTGGCCGGCGCCCTGCTGCGCCGCCCCCGGCTGCTGATCCTGGACGAGCCGACCAACGGCCTCGACCCGCGCGGCATCCGGGAGATCCGCGACCTGCTCACCGAGCTCAACCGGGACGGCACCACGGTCTTCCTCTCCAGCCATCTGCTCGCCGAGATCGACGCGCTCTGCACCCGGGTCGGGGTGATGGACCGCGGCCGCCTGGTGCTGCAGGACGACCTGGGCCGGCTGCGCGCCCCGACCGGGCGGGTCACCGTCGGCACCCCGTCCCCGGAACGGGTGGTGGCGCTGCTCGACGGCCGGGTCGAGCACCGCGACGGTCAGACCCTGACGGTCCGGCACGACGACCCGGGCGCGCTCAACGCCGAGCTGGTCGCGGCCGGCGTCACGGTCACCGCCATCGGCGCCGAGCGGCGCACCCTCGAACAGGTGGTCCTGGCAGCGACCACCACCAGCGCCGACCGGGTGGAGGTCGCCGGATGA
- a CDS encoding tetratricopeptide repeat protein, whose product MTTAPTPVDVAFALLREGRLVDAENVMARELQTVTERHGAGSPAWASAQCDLGNVLLNADQLDRAIECFRQAAGAPPVDHESHKDQLTYRLNLGMALRFAGRLDEAEHELRQGVRERLAFYGREHAGYAFGLEPLADLLLHRGHLAEARQVVEEAVRNLWSNGHERVASALALRAVVVHASDSTDPVFVGLAELPDEVVEQIAHVVLQAVDHGDPASKDLVALLIAAVEERLGPDHQATLNALSVLANLGQDLGDQAGRVAAIERVLASYDRQGRQEEAVMAALGLAMAQGDAGDPAGALETYRAAYSRAERVGRPELQSQVLRNWGIALRDAGQPGPAEQRLTEAVAQARRGADHETVGRAGVALGLFLQHEERLPEARTVLEETLPLLGPAHPDAIVGRSHLGAVREGRTCGCGDMAGTIAEAFREFVLTRLPADLLAALDVAIVDDDFKVNVELKREPSEAELERLNAVFQSAHAEFRRRLTEPRYAG is encoded by the coding sequence GTGACCACCGCCCCCACTCCGGTCGATGTCGCCTTCGCCCTGCTGCGCGAGGGTCGCCTGGTCGACGCCGAGAACGTGATGGCCCGCGAGTTGCAGACCGTCACCGAGCGGCACGGCGCCGGCAGCCCCGCCTGGGCGTCCGCCCAGTGCGATCTGGGCAACGTGCTGCTCAACGCCGACCAGCTGGACCGCGCCATCGAGTGCTTCCGGCAGGCCGCCGGCGCGCCGCCGGTGGACCACGAGTCGCACAAGGACCAGCTGACCTACCGGCTGAACCTGGGCATGGCGCTGCGCTTCGCCGGCCGGCTCGACGAGGCCGAGCACGAGCTGCGGCAGGGCGTCCGGGAGCGGCTCGCGTTCTACGGCCGGGAGCACGCCGGGTACGCGTTCGGCCTGGAGCCCCTCGCCGACCTGCTGCTGCACCGGGGCCACCTCGCCGAGGCCCGGCAGGTCGTCGAGGAGGCCGTGCGGAACCTGTGGAGCAACGGTCACGAGCGGGTCGCCTCCGCGCTGGCGCTGCGGGCCGTGGTGGTGCACGCCTCCGACTCCACCGACCCGGTCTTCGTCGGCCTGGCCGAGCTGCCCGACGAGGTGGTCGAGCAGATCGCGCACGTCGTCCTGCAGGCCGTCGACCACGGCGACCCGGCCTCGAAGGATCTGGTCGCGCTGCTGATCGCGGCGGTCGAGGAGCGCCTCGGCCCGGACCACCAGGCCACTCTGAACGCGTTGTCGGTGCTCGCCAACCTGGGGCAGGACCTGGGCGACCAGGCCGGCCGGGTGGCGGCGATCGAGCGGGTGCTGGCCTCCTACGACCGGCAGGGCCGCCAGGAGGAGGCGGTGATGGCGGCGCTCGGGCTGGCGATGGCCCAGGGCGACGCCGGCGACCCGGCCGGGGCGCTGGAGACGTACCGGGCGGCGTACTCGCGGGCCGAGCGGGTCGGCCGCCCCGAGCTGCAGAGCCAGGTGCTGCGGAACTGGGGCATCGCGCTGCGCGACGCCGGCCAGCCGGGGCCGGCCGAGCAGCGGCTGACCGAGGCGGTGGCGCAGGCCCGCCGCGGCGCCGACCACGAGACGGTCGGCCGGGCCGGGGTGGCGCTCGGGCTGTTCCTGCAGCACGAGGAGCGGCTGCCGGAGGCCCGCACGGTGCTGGAGGAGACCCTGCCGCTGCTCGGCCCGGCCCACCCCGACGCGATAGTCGGGCGCAGCCATCTCGGCGCGGTCCGGGAGGGACGCACGTGCGGCTGCGGCGACATGGCCGGCACGATCGCCGAGGCGTTCCGCGAGTTCGTGCTGACCCGGCTGCCGGCCGACCTGCTCGCCGCCCTGGACGTGGCGATCGTCGACGACGACTTCAAAGTCAACGTCGAGCTCAAGCGCGAGCCGTCCGAGGCCGAGCTGGAACGCCTCAACGCCGTCTTCCAATCCGCGCACGCCGAGTTCCGCCGCCGTCTCACCGAGCCGCGCTACGCCGGATGA
- a CDS encoding PP2C family protein-serine/threonine phosphatase, protein MIADGRRAVTSLPGQNGPSHRSPDADRSVAGIVILLIEDDPGDALLVREHLADSDLDARLDHVGTLAQGFGIGYEPECILLDLHLPDGRGLDALHRVLRQWPHAAVLVLTGLNDAATGSAAVAAGAQDYLVKDQVDAALLARTIRYAVQRKRVQTAERRLGDSRLQADENTRLQRGLLPKPLLADTAVTVVSRYLPGQQRSLLGGDFYDVVQTTDGVIHAMIGDVCGNGPDEAAMGVGLRFGWRTLTLAGLRKVDRMRLLEQVLVAERPHDGMFATVCTVGVTPATGEVVLLSAGHPAPLIVTRDRVYPAPVIYGPGLGMAPGRARWRETTVTVPAGAGLLLYTDGVIESFCEDGTRLGEDRFIDLAASLATIDDPGRYVDALMAGIQTADAGRHSDDTAVLYLHWPAS, encoded by the coding sequence GTGATCGCTGACGGACGCAGGGCCGTCACGTCGCTGCCGGGCCAGAACGGGCCGTCCCATCGCAGCCCGGACGCCGACCGATCGGTCGCCGGCATCGTCATCCTGCTGATCGAGGACGACCCGGGTGACGCGTTGCTGGTGCGGGAGCACCTGGCCGACAGCGACCTCGACGCCCGCCTCGATCACGTCGGCACCCTCGCGCAAGGCTTCGGCATCGGCTACGAGCCGGAGTGCATCCTGCTGGACCTGCACCTGCCCGACGGGCGGGGACTCGACGCGCTGCACCGGGTGCTGCGGCAGTGGCCACACGCCGCGGTGCTGGTGCTCACCGGCCTCAACGACGCCGCCACCGGCTCCGCGGCGGTCGCCGCCGGCGCCCAGGACTACCTGGTCAAGGATCAGGTCGACGCGGCCCTGCTGGCCCGCACCATCCGCTACGCCGTGCAGCGCAAACGCGTACAGACGGCGGAACGCCGGCTCGGCGACAGCCGGCTGCAAGCCGACGAGAACACCCGGCTGCAGCGTGGCCTGCTGCCCAAGCCGTTGCTGGCCGACACCGCGGTCACCGTGGTCAGCCGCTACCTGCCCGGCCAGCAGCGCTCACTGCTCGGCGGCGACTTCTACGACGTCGTGCAGACCACCGACGGCGTCATCCACGCCATGATCGGCGACGTCTGCGGCAACGGCCCGGACGAGGCGGCGATGGGCGTCGGCCTGCGCTTCGGCTGGCGCACCCTCACCCTGGCCGGCCTGCGCAAAGTCGACCGGATGCGACTGCTCGAACAGGTACTGGTCGCCGAACGCCCGCACGACGGCATGTTCGCCACCGTCTGCACCGTCGGCGTCACCCCGGCCACCGGTGAGGTGGTGCTGCTCAGCGCCGGCCACCCGGCCCCGCTGATCGTCACCCGGGATCGCGTCTACCCGGCCCCGGTCATCTACGGTCCCGGCCTCGGCATGGCGCCCGGCCGGGCCCGCTGGCGCGAGACCACCGTCACCGTGCCGGCCGGCGCCGGACTGCTGCTCTACACCGACGGCGTCATCGAGAGCTTCTGCGAGGACGGCACCCGGCTGGGCGAGGACCGCTTCATCGACCTCGCCGCCAGCCTGGCCACCATCGACGACCCCGGCCGGTACGTCGACGCGCTGATGGCCGGCATCCAGACCGCCGACGCCGGCCGGCACAGCGACGACACCGCCGTCCTCTACCTGCACTGGCCCGCGAGCTGA
- a CDS encoding LolA family protein, translating to MDTGRTVVTAYALRRWTLVLALALGLITVPVVRDAWPVHAATLDPARILGSAARPYHGYVQSSGLLGLPALPRLQQVTDLLSGTTEMRAWFAAPDRWRVDVLGPGTETDFYRTPEAEFTWDYGDNQLTRITGEPPVRLPRAADLTPPELVRRILGAAGGDRVEPLPAKRVAGIAAAGLRLIPSGPDTTVAHVDVWADPQGLPLQAEITAKGGARPVFVTRFLEIHFGTPDERSLTPPAPRPGIGYTETEAPDLFRTLGQRRPATLPDTLAGHLLTHATPVAARYGSGLTAFVAIVLPDRLGAAAYRQISAYGQPLPGGDAATITTGLLNLLAVRADDHTLLVAGLVGPGLLKRVATEVRR from the coding sequence ATGGACACCGGACGCACGGTGGTCACCGCGTACGCCCTGCGCAGGTGGACACTCGTGCTCGCGCTCGCCCTGGGGCTGATCACGGTGCCGGTGGTCCGCGACGCCTGGCCGGTCCACGCCGCCACGCTCGACCCGGCCCGGATCCTCGGTTCCGCGGCCCGGCCCTACCACGGTTACGTGCAGAGCAGCGGCCTGCTCGGCCTGCCCGCCCTCCCCCGGCTGCAGCAGGTCACCGATCTGCTCAGCGGCACCACCGAGATGCGCGCCTGGTTCGCCGCACCGGACCGCTGGCGGGTGGACGTGCTCGGCCCGGGCACCGAGACCGACTTCTACCGCACCCCGGAGGCCGAGTTCACCTGGGACTACGGTGACAACCAGCTGACCCGGATCACCGGCGAGCCACCGGTCCGGCTGCCCCGCGCCGCCGACCTCACCCCGCCCGAGCTGGTCCGCCGGATCCTGGGCGCCGCGGGCGGCGACCGCGTCGAGCCGCTGCCCGCCAAGCGCGTCGCCGGGATCGCGGCCGCCGGTCTGCGGCTGATCCCGTCCGGTCCGGACACCACTGTCGCGCACGTCGATGTCTGGGCCGACCCGCAGGGGCTCCCGCTGCAGGCCGAGATCACCGCGAAGGGCGGCGCCCGCCCGGTCTTCGTCACCCGCTTCCTGGAAATCCACTTCGGCACCCCGGACGAGCGATCGCTGACCCCGCCCGCGCCGCGACCGGGTATCGGTTACACCGAGACCGAAGCCCCCGACCTCTTCCGTACGCTCGGCCAGCGGCGCCCCGCCACCCTGCCGGACACCCTCGCCGGCCACCTCCTGACCCACGCCACGCCGGTGGCCGCGCGGTACGGCTCCGGCCTCACCGCCTTCGTGGCAATCGTCCTGCCGGACCGGCTCGGTGCCGCCGCCTACCGGCAGATCAGCGCGTACGGCCAGCCGCTGCCCGGCGGTGACGCCGCGACGATCACCACCGGGCTGCTCAACCTGCTCGCCGTGCGCGCCGACGACCACACCCTGCTGGTCGCCGGGCTGGTCGGCCCGGGCCTGCTGAAACGGGTCGCCACCGAGGTCCGCCGATGA
- a CDS encoding ATP-binding protein — translation MIVNHREPQGGETFPHSALLPGTDEELVSTLTAELRRSGDTYDEVLLVVSDRTRDLLSDAVHDLTGVLRRAGRAGFYQRLGFAYERFRQYLAEQASRGRRVYVIAEPDLRERPGDEPPPGRVRAYLAYESVCNDTYAPYGSAVTCVWDSRQHSAGVLDGVRATHRYLLTPQGRHRSPDFQPADDYLSDHGRAALHAVPAAVDHEQTLTEFTGLRELRAALSGWAVRHGFAADPADDLVVAVTEVATNGLRHAATPVRVRAWHHGRTLITQCDDNAGQPVPVTAGYHRPGGNRAVPGGRGLWLARQLADAVLLDTVPGRTSVRLHFPYHVMHR, via the coding sequence ATGATCGTTAACCACCGTGAACCTCAGGGTGGTGAGACCTTCCCGCACAGCGCTCTGCTCCCGGGCACCGACGAGGAACTCGTCAGCACTCTGACAGCGGAGTTGCGCCGCTCCGGCGACACCTACGACGAAGTGCTGCTGGTCGTCAGCGATCGCACCCGGGACCTGCTCAGCGACGCCGTGCACGATCTGACCGGCGTGCTGCGGCGGGCCGGCCGGGCGGGCTTCTACCAGCGGCTCGGGTTCGCCTACGAACGCTTCCGCCAGTACCTGGCCGAGCAGGCGAGCCGGGGCCGCCGGGTCTACGTGATCGCCGAACCGGATCTCCGCGAGCGGCCCGGCGACGAACCACCACCCGGCAGGGTACGCGCCTACCTGGCGTACGAGTCGGTGTGCAACGACACCTATGCCCCGTACGGATCGGCGGTGACCTGCGTCTGGGACAGCCGGCAGCACTCGGCGGGCGTTCTGGACGGGGTCCGCGCCACCCATCGCTACCTGCTCACCCCGCAGGGCCGCCACCGCAGCCCGGATTTCCAGCCGGCCGACGACTACCTCAGCGATCATGGCCGGGCCGCGCTGCACGCGGTACCGGCCGCCGTCGACCACGAGCAGACCCTCACCGAGTTCACCGGGCTGCGGGAGCTGCGCGCCGCGCTGAGCGGGTGGGCGGTGCGCCACGGATTCGCCGCCGACCCCGCCGACGACCTGGTGGTGGCCGTGACCGAGGTGGCCACCAACGGGCTGCGCCACGCCGCCACCCCGGTCCGGGTCCGGGCCTGGCACCACGGCCGCACGCTGATCACCCAGTGCGACGACAACGCCGGGCAGCCGGTACCGGTCACCGCCGGCTATCACCGGCCGGGCGGCAACCGGGCGGTACCCGGCGGCCGCGGGCTGTGGCTGGCCCGGCAACTGGCCGACGCGGTGCTCCTCGACACGGTCCCCGGCCGCACGTCGGTGCGGCTGCATTTCCCGTACCACGTCATGCACCGCTGA
- a CDS encoding ArsR/SmtB family transcription factor: protein MLRIHFTVADAMKVRVVVLGPLAELQLSLHRLQRPGHPSWFDSWRAPTVAGVRALSPDVADLARYLAPAAGLVDLFTLVGPADEHTEAVDRLCRAPAGPLRHEFGFAPEVAGVPAGWIGDFAHGDRAARERLTSALDEYHALAIRPYWQRIRAVLDNERATRVDVMATHGLDAMLAGMAPTLHWRAPVLEVPGYLGVNRQGAGTVTDVHLRGRGLVLAPSLFSNADPGLFTPWNDEPAVLLYPVSLDPRAAMRLWHRPGETGERALAGLLGGTRAAALRVIAGGCTTSELAQRIGISPGGASQHATVLREAGLVVSHRHRNTVRHTLTDLGLGLLDGA, encoded by the coding sequence GTGCTGCGCATCCACTTCACGGTCGCGGACGCCATGAAGGTCCGGGTGGTCGTGCTGGGCCCGCTCGCCGAGCTGCAACTCAGCCTCCATCGGTTGCAGCGGCCAGGACACCCGAGCTGGTTCGACAGCTGGCGGGCGCCGACCGTGGCCGGCGTCCGGGCGCTGTCCCCGGATGTCGCGGACCTGGCCCGCTACCTGGCGCCGGCGGCCGGCCTGGTCGACCTGTTCACCCTGGTCGGGCCGGCGGACGAACACACCGAGGCGGTCGATCGGCTGTGCCGGGCGCCGGCCGGGCCGCTGCGGCACGAGTTCGGTTTCGCTCCCGAGGTGGCCGGCGTCCCGGCCGGCTGGATCGGCGACTTCGCGCACGGCGACCGGGCCGCGCGGGAACGGCTGACCAGCGCCCTGGACGAGTATCACGCGCTGGCGATCCGGCCGTACTGGCAGCGGATCCGGGCCGTGCTCGACAACGAGCGGGCCACCCGGGTCGACGTGATGGCCACGCACGGGCTGGACGCGATGCTCGCCGGGATGGCGCCCACCCTGCACTGGCGGGCGCCGGTGCTGGAGGTGCCCGGCTATCTGGGAGTCAACCGGCAGGGCGCCGGCACCGTCACCGACGTGCACCTGCGCGGCCGCGGCCTGGTGCTGGCCCCATCGCTGTTCAGCAACGCCGATCCGGGCCTCTTCACGCCGTGGAACGACGAGCCGGCCGTGCTGCTCTACCCGGTGAGCCTCGACCCCCGGGCCGCGATGCGGCTGTGGCACCGCCCGGGCGAGACCGGCGAGCGGGCCCTGGCCGGGCTGCTCGGCGGGACCCGGGCCGCCGCGCTGCGGGTGATCGCCGGCGGCTGTACGACATCGGAGCTCGCCCAGCGGATCGGCATCTCACCCGGCGGCGCCAGCCAGCACGCGACGGTCCTGCGCGAGGCGGGCCTGGTGGTCAGCCACCGGCACCGCAACACCGTCCGGCACACCCTGACCGACCTGGGCCTCGGCCTGCTCGACGGGGCCTGA
- a CDS encoding lipase family alpha/beta hydrolase, which produces MSPRRRVLLLGVACLVVAAVVAGLLVRWRGAGAGTRPDQARPGTVLLVPGYGGGRTALTRLAQRIEDTGRTARVLTLPGDGDGDLLDQAAVLDAAVRDALRAGAPSVDVVGYSAGGVVTRLWVDRHDGAAVARRVVTLGSPLHGARLAGLGVALAPGACPRACRQLAPGSDLLRDLDEPLPDGLPWLSIWTENDETVQPPDSARLDGAMNLPLQRLCPSARVAHGELPTDPGVTALVLAALGPDPLTTPTTCPT; this is translated from the coding sequence GTGTCACCACGACGGCGGGTTCTGTTGCTCGGCGTTGCCTGCCTGGTGGTGGCCGCGGTGGTGGCCGGCCTGCTGGTCCGATGGCGCGGCGCCGGCGCCGGGACCCGCCCGGACCAGGCCCGGCCGGGCACCGTGCTGCTGGTGCCGGGTTACGGCGGCGGCCGGACCGCGCTGACCCGGCTCGCCCAGCGGATCGAGGACACCGGGCGCACCGCCCGGGTTCTGACGCTGCCCGGGGACGGCGACGGCGACCTGCTGGACCAGGCCGCGGTGCTGGACGCGGCGGTGCGCGACGCGCTGCGGGCCGGGGCGCCCTCGGTGGACGTGGTCGGCTACTCGGCGGGTGGCGTGGTGACCCGGCTGTGGGTGGACCGGCACGACGGCGCCGCGGTGGCCCGCCGGGTGGTGACGCTCGGCTCGCCGCTGCACGGCGCCCGGCTGGCCGGGCTGGGCGTGGCGCTGGCACCGGGCGCCTGCCCCCGGGCCTGCCGGCAACTCGCGCCCGGCAGCGACCTGCTGCGCGATCTCGACGAGCCGCTGCCCGACGGCCTGCCGTGGTTGTCGATCTGGACGGAGAACGACGAGACGGTGCAGCCGCCGGACTCGGCCCGCCTCGACGGTGCGATGAACCTGCCGTTGCAGCGGCTCTGCCCGTCGGCGCGGGTGGCGCACGGGGAGCTGCCCACCGATCCCGGGGTGACCGCGCTGGTGCTGGCCGCCCTCGGCCCCGATCCGCTGACCACCCCGACCACCTGCCCCACCTGA
- a CDS encoding DUF6232 family protein: MRIYYRDADITVAASGVRVGGRTYPLADIERAWREARRAAGPKARLAWVVLLVAVAVEASIWLTTRWLWAGRGLLLVAGVLLVRVIAHLAAGSSGLQAMEDIRRYGRLQELWISVARVPVRVLRTDDAIRYGQVCRALARALADHDAATRPPPERADHRA; this comes from the coding sequence ATGCGGATCTATTACCGGGACGCGGACATCACGGTGGCCGCGTCGGGCGTCCGGGTGGGCGGGCGGACATATCCGCTGGCCGACATCGAGCGGGCCTGGCGGGAGGCGCGGCGCGCGGCCGGCCCCAAGGCCCGGCTGGCCTGGGTGGTGCTGCTGGTCGCGGTGGCCGTCGAGGCGTCGATCTGGCTGACCACCCGCTGGTTGTGGGCCGGTCGCGGTCTGCTCCTGGTCGCGGGGGTTCTTCTGGTACGGGTGATCGCGCACCTGGCAGCCGGCTCGTCGGGCCTGCAGGCGATGGAGGACATCCGTCGTTACGGCCGGCTCCAGGAACTGTGGATCAGCGTGGCGCGCGTCCCGGTCCGGGTCCTCCGCACCGACGACGCCATCCGCTACGGCCAGGTCTGCCGAGCCCTGGCCCGGGCCCTCGCCGACCACGACGCGGCGACCCGGCCGCCACCCGAACGGGCCGATCACCGAGCATGA
- a CDS encoding FAD-dependent oxidoreductase: MSTPTISIVGAGLGGLILARVLHVNGIAATIYELDASPAARTQGGMLDIHDYNGQVALREAGLFEQFQAIIHPGGQATRILDKHNTVLADETDEDSDGNRPEVDRGQLRQILLDSLPAGTIEWGRKVTAARALGDGRHELTFDGGETVTTDLLIGADGAWSRIRPLLSGATPAYTGISFIEADHLDAARRHPVPASIVGAGMLFALAPGRGFLAHRETDGSLHVYIALKTSQEWLDGIDWADTDKGKAVLLAEFADWAPEIKTLITEADGALIPRSINALPVGHRWDRIPGVTLLGDAAHVMSPFAGEGANLAMFDGAELGKAIVAHPGDIEAALTAYEKELFVRSAEVAKESADNLEVIFNDQAPQSLLDMFASFGGPE, translated from the coding sequence ATGAGCACACCGACCATCAGCATCGTGGGAGCCGGGCTGGGCGGCCTGATCCTGGCCCGCGTCCTGCACGTCAACGGCATCGCCGCCACCATCTACGAACTGGACGCGTCGCCCGCCGCGCGGACCCAGGGCGGGATGCTCGACATCCACGACTACAACGGGCAGGTGGCGCTGCGCGAGGCCGGCCTGTTCGAGCAGTTCCAGGCGATCATCCACCCCGGCGGGCAGGCGACGCGCATCCTCGACAAGCACAACACGGTGCTCGCCGACGAGACCGACGAGGACAGCGACGGGAACCGGCCGGAGGTCGACCGGGGACAGTTGCGGCAGATCCTGCTCGACTCGCTGCCCGCGGGCACCATCGAGTGGGGCCGGAAGGTCACCGCCGCCCGGGCGCTGGGCGACGGCCGGCACGAGCTGACCTTCGACGGCGGCGAGACGGTCACCACCGATCTGCTGATCGGCGCGGACGGCGCGTGGTCACGGATCCGGCCGCTGCTGTCCGGCGCCACACCGGCGTACACCGGGATCTCGTTCATCGAGGCCGACCACCTCGACGCGGCGAGGCGGCACCCGGTGCCGGCCTCGATCGTCGGCGCCGGCATGCTCTTCGCGCTCGCCCCGGGCCGGGGCTTCCTGGCGCACCGGGAGACCGACGGCAGCCTGCACGTCTACATCGCCCTGAAGACGTCACAGGAATGGCTCGACGGCATCGACTGGGCCGACACCGACAAGGGCAAGGCCGTGCTGCTGGCGGAGTTCGCCGACTGGGCACCGGAGATCAAGACCCTGATCACCGAGGCGGACGGTGCCCTGATCCCGCGGAGCATCAACGCGCTGCCGGTCGGGCACCGCTGGGACCGGATCCCCGGGGTGACCCTGCTCGGCGACGCCGCCCACGTGATGTCGCCGTTCGCCGGCGAGGGGGCCAACCTGGCCATGTTCGACGGTGCCGAGCTGGGCAAGGCGATCGTCGCGCACCCCGGCGACATCGAGGCGGCGCTCACGGCGTACGAGAAAGAGCTTTTCGTCCGCAGTGCCGAGGTCGCCAAGGAGTCGGCCGACAACCTCGAAGTGATCTTCAACGACCAGGCGCCGCAGTCGCTGCTCGACATGTTCGCGTCCTTCGGCGGCCCCGAGTGA
- a CDS encoding ABC transporter permease codes for MIRVELAKLFRRPRTYVIAGLLCALPLIVAIFLATTRIPPPPGQGGAFLSAVLSNGALYPAAAMALVLPIFLPVSVAVLAGDAVAGEASAGTLRYLLIRPVGRTRLLVAKLVALVTFVLFAILTVVLTAYLSGVLLFGVSTSAAGVTLPPDVTSLSGVTISPAGLALRLLGTVGYIVISMLGVAAIALFLSTVTDSALGAAMGALAVLVTSQVLVTLDAAAAIRPYLPTRYWLAWIDFFRDPVLWRDIERGAGIQLVYLVVLLGAAWANFLTKDITT; via the coding sequence ATGATCCGGGTCGAACTGGCGAAACTCTTCCGGCGCCCACGGACGTACGTGATCGCCGGCCTGCTCTGCGCGCTCCCGCTCATCGTCGCGATCTTCCTGGCCACCACCCGGATCCCGCCGCCGCCCGGGCAGGGTGGCGCGTTCCTGTCCGCGGTGCTCAGCAACGGCGCGCTCTACCCGGCCGCGGCGATGGCCCTGGTCCTGCCGATCTTCCTGCCGGTGTCGGTGGCGGTGCTGGCCGGCGACGCGGTGGCCGGCGAGGCGTCCGCCGGCACCCTGCGCTACCTGCTGATCCGCCCGGTCGGCCGGACCCGCCTGCTGGTCGCGAAGCTCGTCGCGCTGGTGACCTTCGTCCTCTTCGCGATCCTCACGGTGGTGCTCACGGCGTACCTCAGCGGGGTCTTGCTCTTCGGGGTGTCGACCAGCGCGGCGGGCGTGACGCTGCCACCGGACGTGACGTCGCTGTCCGGTGTCACGATCAGCCCGGCCGGTCTGGCGCTGCGCCTGCTCGGCACCGTCGGCTACATCGTGATCTCGATGCTCGGCGTCGCCGCGATCGCCCTGTTCCTGTCCACTGTCACCGACTCCGCGCTCGGCGCCGCGATGGGCGCGCTCGCCGTCCTGGTCACCAGCCAGGTCCTGGTCACCCTGGACGCGGCCGCGGCGATCCGCCCCTATCTGCCGACCCGCTACTGGCTGGCCTGGATCGACTTCTTCCGCGACCCGGTGCTGTGGCGCGACATCGAGCGCGGTGCCGGCATCCAGCTGGTCTATCTGGTGGTGCTGCTCGGCGCCGCCTGGGCAAACTTCCTCACCAAGGACATCACCACCTGA
- a CDS encoding SDR family NAD(P)-dependent oxidoreductase, with the protein MMRSDGSTATALVTGAGSPDGIGFAIARELIEAGFRVAITATTARVHDRAAELGHGTAGLVADLRDRDQAQRLVDEVRATIGEVAVLVNNAGMAQTGYGDRSAELADLDPGEFDRQLAVTLTTCFNVTRLVLPGMMERGHGRVVNISSVTGPLVSVPGQSAYAAAKAGMDGLTRTWALEAGPYGVTVNSVAPGWIATASSTPEELRAGAATPVGRPGRPAEVAAAVAFLASAKAGYITGQVLVVDGGNLLDERRA; encoded by the coding sequence ATGATGAGATCGGACGGCAGTACCGCGACGGCGCTGGTGACCGGGGCCGGCAGCCCGGACGGGATCGGTTTCGCGATCGCGCGGGAGCTGATCGAGGCCGGGTTCCGGGTGGCGATCACGGCCACCACCGCCCGGGTGCACGACCGCGCCGCCGAGCTGGGCCACGGAACCGCCGGGCTGGTCGCCGACCTGCGCGACCGCGATCAGGCGCAACGCCTGGTCGACGAGGTCCGCGCGACGATCGGCGAGGTGGCCGTCCTGGTCAACAACGCCGGCATGGCCCAGACCGGGTACGGCGACCGGTCCGCCGAGCTGGCCGACCTCGATCCCGGCGAGTTCGACAGGCAGCTCGCCGTCACCCTGACCACCTGTTTCAACGTGACCCGCCTGGTGCTGCCGGGAATGATGGAGCGCGGCCACGGCCGGGTGGTGAACATCTCCTCGGTGACCGGCCCGCTGGTCAGCGTTCCGGGTCAGTCCGCGTACGCCGCGGCGAAGGCCGGCATGGACGGCCTGACCCGGACCTGGGCGCTGGAGGCCGGGCCGTACGGGGTGACCGTGAACAGCGTCGCGCCGGGCTGGATCGCGACGGCGTCCAGCACGCCGGAGGAGTTGCGGGCCGGCGCCGCGACCCCGGTGGGCCGGCCGGGACGGCCGGCCGAGGTGGCGGCCGCGGTCGCGTTCCTGGCCTCGGCGAAGGCCGGCTACATCACCGGTCAGGTGCTCGTCGTCGACGGCGGCAACCTGCTCGACGAACGCCGGGCCTGA